GGAGGCAATCGGGATCATTCGGCGGGCCACCGTTTCCGCGGGCGATTCGATCGTGAGTCGGTGTCGACACCGAACCGGATCCGATCGGGGGCGACCGCACCCGATCCGTTCCGGTCCGTCGCCGCCGACGCGGTACAGTCGACAGCTGTGCGGACCCCGTCGGCTCCGTCCCGGCTGTCGGTCGTGAATGCAGACATGGTACTGTAGTACTGCGCGCTGTCCACGGTGTGGACGAGCGACGGGATGCGCTACCCCACCGCTCCGCTTTGTTATTCTGAGACACTCGGCCGGTAGGTGACGTTTTCCCACGCACCCGGTCCCGCGCGCTTCGGCCGCGGTCCCGGCGGGTCGCACGCCGTCGCTCGTGGCGCAGTCATCCCCCGAATACGGCCCGAAATAGGCCGAGTTTAGCGCGTGCCGAGAGCCGGCCGGAAATCAGTAGACAAGTGGTAACAAAGTATTCGCTCACGTACACATTACGTCGAGCCTCGCGCCGACGGATGGTGGCCAATGTCACAAGAGGAGAATCAACTCACTCGCGATCTCGTCTTCGATCTACTGAGTAGTCCCCGTCGCCGGTACCTCATCTACTACCTCCGTACCGAGGGCCGAACGGTGAAGCTCACCGAGTTGGCGGACGAGGTGGCCGCGTGGGAGTACGAGTCGCCCGTCGAGGACCTCGACAAACAACAGCGCAAGCGGGTGTACGTCTCGCTGTACCAGACACACGTCCCGAAACTGGCGGAGGCGGGGCTCATCGAGTACGACCCCGACACCGGGGAGATCACGCCCACGTACCGCCTCAGAGACGTCGACAGCTACCTCCCGAACGGCGACGAGCCGGAGGTCCGCTGGGAACTGATCTACCTCCTGCTCGTGGGGGTCAGCGTCGTGTTACTCGCCGTCGCCACGCTCGGCGCCGCCCCCGGCGAGGACGTGCTGATCGTCCCCGTCGGGCTCGTCATCCTCCTGTTGTTCGCGGTGACCGCCGCCGTCCACTACTACGTCGTCCGGGTGGCCAACGGCGTCCCCGAGAACTTCACCTGGCTCCTGAGACGGTAGGTGTCGCAGTACCGCGCACGGTAACGCGACGCTACACACACGGTGGCGACGGATCGACGAGCGCTACGGGCGCGCTCGTGTCGGGTCTCGCGGGCAAGGGGTCGCATAACAAAGACGTTGCTTCGGGAACGAAAAGCCAATGTCCGACGGTCTCAACACACTCCTCGTCGGCATCGATGCGGCTTGCTTTCCCGTGCTGGTGCCACAGTTTCGTAACGACGAACTCCCGACGCTCCAACGCCTCTTCGGAACCAGCGGCGAGCTCGAGTCGCAGATCCCGCCGTGGACTGCGAGCGCGTGGCCGTCGGTGTACACGGGGATGAACCCCGGGAAACACGGGGTGTTCGACTTCCTCTCGTTCGACGGCTACGACTGGGACGTCGTCTCGTCGACCCACGTCCGCCGGCGGTTCCTCTGGGAACTGCTGGATCTCCACGGCTACCGGAGCGTCGTGGTCAACGCCCCGGTCACCGCCCCGCCGCGCCCGTTCGACGGCGCGCTCGTGCCGGGCTACATGGCTCCCGAGTCGCCCGCGTGCCACCCTGCCGGGCTCCTCGACGAGCTCGAAGCGGCCATCGGGGAGTACCGGGTGTACGGCGACGCCGACTCGGCGACCGACTGCGTCCGGTCGCGGGGGGAGGCGTTCCGCTACCTGGCCGACCGGTTCGACCCGGCGTTCGGCTTCCTCCAGTTCCAGTGGACGGACACGATCTGTCACGAGCGCCCGGGCGACACCGACGCGCTCGGCGCGGTCTACCGGGCGGTCGACGAGCAGATCGAGGCGACGCTCGACGCCTGCGAGCCGCGGAACGTCGTCGTCGTCAGCGACCACGGGATCGGCCCCTACTCCGGCTTCGAGTTCCGCGTCAACGAGTACCTCGCCGACCACGGCTACGTCACCGTCCGGCGGGGCGGCGACGGGATGCCGACCTGGGCCGGCATGCGCGACACGCGGCTCAGACAGGGGGCGGAGACGACGCGGCCGTCGGCGCGGCTCCTGGACCGCGTTGCCGCCAGCGCCGCGACGGTCGGGCTGACCAGCCAGCGGCTCGGTTCCCTGTTCGAGGCGATGGGGATCCGGTCGTTCGTGCTCGACCACGTCCCCACCTCGACGGTCAGCGCCGCCACCGAACAGGTCGACTTCGCGCGGTCGCGGGCGTACATGCGGTCGCGAATCGAGTGCGGCGTTCGCCTCAACGTCGAGGGGCGCGAACCCGACGGCGTCGTCCCGCAGTCGGCGTACGACGACGAGCGCCGCGCGCTCATCGGACTGCTCCGCGACGCGACCTGTCCGGACGGCTCGCCGGTGTTCGAGGCGGTCGTCCCGCGCGAGGAGGTGCTCTACGGCCCCGAGGCCCACCGCGCCGTCGACATCGTGACCGTCCCGACCGGCTTCGACCAGTTCCTCTCCGCCAGGCTCGGCGACGGCGTCTTCGGCCAGCCGAGCGAGCCGTGGAACCACAAGCGGATGGGGGTGATCGCCGCCCGCGGCGCGGACATCGACGAGTCCGCGTCGCTGGCGGACGCCTCGCTGTTCGACGTGGCACCGACCGTGCTGGCGACGTTCGGGGTCCCGGCGGACGCGGCCATGGACGGCCGGACCCTCCCGATCGTCGACGCCGCGGGCGAGCGGGAGTATCCGGACCACGAGACGGACGCGACGACCGAGTCCGCGCCCGAGACGGTGGCCCAGCGGCTGTCGGATCTCGGCTACATCGAGTGACGCGCCGGCGCGCGTCCCGACCGGACGGCACCGGCGGTCGCCGGTGGTAACTCCGTCCGAACGCGGCTCACGACCGTGTCAGGACCGCGTCGAAGGCGGCCGAGACGAGGTCCGTCCCGGGAGTCCCGTCGCGGAGCCAGACGCCGACCGCCGTCGCGAACAGGAGGACGTCGAGCGCGAGATACCGCAGCCCGGCCGGGGTGGCGACGATCCGGAGGAACCCCTCGAACAGCTCGCCTGTGCGAGTGAACAGCCCGACCGGGGGCCGGTCGACCGAGGGGACGAGCGGCCAGAAGAGGAAGCCGACGGAGACGGACCCACCGAGGAGGAAGCCGTAGACGGCGTCCGCCGGCAGGTGGAGCAGGTAGCCGACCGCGAACGCGACGCCGGCGTCGCCCGCGCCGTGCCGTCGGGCGAACGCGAGGACGAGCCAACAGACGGGGAGCGCAAACAGGAGCGAGTGGGCGAGCGACGTCCCCGACGGGAGGACGCCGAGGCTCCACGCGAGCGGCTTGTCGACGAGGTCGGGGAACTGCGATCCGAGCGCCACCGCCACCGCCGCCCGGCTACTCGGCGCGCCACCCCGGCGCACCCGAACCCCCGCGGCGTACGCGAGATAGCCGATCGCGAGATGGTCCCACGGCCACATCGCGTCAGGTCGTCGGCGCGTCGGTCGTCTCCGTCCCGCCGACGTCGATCCACAGATAGAGGCTCCGGTAGGCGTTTTCGCCGTTCGGGTCCGCGGGAACGTCGCCGGCGTAGAGGTAGTACGCGAGCCGGAGGTCCTCACCGCGGATGGTGGGCAGGACCCGGTGTGGGACGCGCTGGGTCGCACCCGGACCGACGGTCGCCTCGAAGCGCGTGAGCTCCGGCGCGTACGAGACCCGGGCGGACTCCTCTTCGATCGCGACCCGCTGGAGCTCCACCACGACGGTGTACGTGACGGTCTCGGCCTCGTGGTTCGCGAGGCCGACGACCAGCTCGATCTCCTCGTCGGGGGCGACCTGCGTCGGGTAGTCGCTGGCGACGTAGCTCCCGTCGTCCTGCTGGGTCAGGAGCGAAAAGCCCGTGTACGACGCGGACTCGGCCGGCACGCCGATCGCCACCGTCGCGACCACGACGGTGAGGGCGACGGCGACCACGAGCGTGACGCTGGAGATGGCCGTCCGATCGAACGGGCCCACCCACGACCGGAGCCCGCTCGCCCACTGTCTGATCGGCGGCTCGTAGCGAACGGGCGCTGGGACACGCATCCGGCGGACCGTCCCGGCGGTCATCCCGAACACCGTCCCCACCCCGTAGACGAGCACCACTCGCTGCGGATCGAGGCTGTTCCACGCCGCCCAGAGCGCCAGCGCGATCACCGGGAGCATGGCGACGCTCATGCCGAACGAGAGGGCGAACCGTACGGTGTCAGTGAGGGAGCCGTCGGTCCCCACGAACCCCTCGGACGAGGGGTGACGACCGGGGAACAACACCGTCAACAGCGCGTATCCGGGGAGGAACAACAACAGCGGGAGTCCCACCACGACGCGGACGAGGGTCGTCTCGACGAACAGCACGACGGCGACCGCGACGATCGCCAGCGCGCTGACGAGGAAACTGTCGACGGGCGTCTCTTCGACGACGTCGAGCAGCCACCACGGCTGCTCGCTCGCTGTGTACTTCATTGGTCACTCCGGCACCTGGGCCGCCCACACGGCCGGACGCGGTCTCACCACACGGACGCTCCGGGGCGTCGGTCGTGCGACACGGACACTTTGAGGAGTCATTCACGCTTTTTTATGCTGGGCGAGACATTGTTATTCAGTGTCTACCCGTGACAGTCGCCAGTCGGGCGTTTACACGGGCCACGCGTGCCGATCGCGACGACTCTCTCGCCGCCACCCCGCACGGTTGCGACCGGCTGAAGGCGGTCGTCCCCACGTCCGCTCTCGGGGTTCACCAGCTCAGCCCGCCCGTGGGGGAGGGGGGCCGACAGCCTCGGTCCGACACGGACGCGGCGAACGATCCCGAGAACGGCACGGTCTCACCTTCGAACGTGGTAAGTATTAGCAAGAGAAACGAACAGGATAACGCCTGAATGGTATCCTCCATATTACAATGCTGGCAGTCAAGGAAGGTGAAGTAGCGCCGAGGAGCGCGTGCCGCACGCAAATTTCGGCAAGGAACCACCACAAATGTCGACGGACTGGGATCTAATCGGGTACGTCATCAGTTCCACCCACCGGGTTGCGGTCCTGCGACGCCTCGCCACCGGTCCCGCGACGCCGTCGCAGATCGCCGCCGACACCTCGATTTCGATCTCGCACGTCTCGCGCGCGCTGGGTGAACTCCGCGAGAAGTCGCTCGTTGACCTGCTGGTCTCCGAGGAGCGCAAGAAGGGCCGCGTCTACAGCATCACGACGGACGGTGAGGAGGTGTGGAACACCATCGAGGCGGAGAACCTCACCTGACTGGCGACTGACCCCGGTCGCCTCGGCGTTTTTTCCCCGCGACGACGCGTCGTCCCCCGCGGGGGCTCGTTCAGATCGGTCGACCTCACGCCACCCGACCCGGTCGGCCGCCGTAACCACGCAATAACAATCCCTGCTCCGACGGTAGCAGTAACCGGCCTGATGGATGAGCTCCACCGTGATCAGGCCACCCGGCGTGCCACCGGCTCCAGACCTGGCACGCCCGTGCCCGGGGCTGATACACCGAGTTCTCAGGGGTACTCGCAGCCCCACGGCACTCCGCGGCTCACACGCTCCGCGAGCCGTCAGCTTCTACGCTACGCCCCGACGCCGTCGTGACCGACCAGCGGGACGCGTCGCTGGGACGAGAAGAATCCAGGAGGAACAGCCGAGGCGGTCCGGCCGTGGGCAGGGACGGACCGCCACGGACGGTACGAGGGGAATGACTCGTGACCCGGTGTGTGCGCGAACCAGGTCGACTACAGCTACAGTGACTATTCACTTTGTTATACACTGACATTCGACACGGCACTGCTAAACACGCACTGGATACCGCGGTGCGCACCCGAAAAACCTGGGCGACGCCCATTCACGGCTGCGCGATCGGGCGGTCGTTCATCAGCCCCGCTGTCAGGCAGTGCCGGCTGTCGCCGACTCCGGGGATGGAGACGACCGGTAACCAGTGACAGACCTGCTCAGCCGATGCGGTTCGGGCCGTCGATCTCGGGCGGGAGTTCCCGGACGGTGGCCGGGACGCCCAGGGCCAGTCGATCGGGCGGGACGTCCTCGGTGACGACCGAACCGGCGGCGACGAAGCTCCCGCGGCCGACGGTGACGCCCGGGAGGACCGTCGCGTTCGCGCCGATCGAGACGTGGTCCTCGATCGTCGGTCCCTGCAGGCCCGCGTCGGTTCGGATGGGAAACGGGTCGTTCGTGAGGACGACCCCGGGGCCGAGGAAGACGTCGCTCCCGACGGTCGTCCCCGTCGGGACGTAGACGTTGGTCTGCATACTCACCCGCGACCCGACCGTCGTCTCCCCGTCGATGACGGTGTTCGTGCCGACGAGCACGTCGTCGCCCAGCGTCGTCTCCTCGCGGACGAGCGCGAAATGCCCGGTCGACAGGTCGTCGCCGGCGGTCACCGCGCCGTACACGACGCTCCCCGCGCGGACGACCGCCCGGTCGCCGAGTACCGTCGGCCGGCCGAGTCGGTCCGCAGCGTAGCCGAGTGTCGCGCCCGGATCGATCCGTGCGTCGTCGCCTACCGTCGCGTCGCCGTTTCGCGTCGCGTCGTCGTGCTCTCTCACCATGAGTGACGAGGGGGCGTGCCCCGCGCCGATGACAGAGGTGTCGAGCCGAATCATTGTTATTCATGCCTTACGCCGGCTCTCACCGCGGTCGGAGGGATCGACGTCCGGGTAGGGACCTGCTGAATAAGTCGGTCCGCCCGGAACGAGGGACGTATGCGTTCGATAGACCTCCTCATCGTCGGGCCGGCGGGTCACCGCACCGGCGGCATCGCCCGGTACATCGCCGATCAACGACGCGCGCTCCCCGAGGTGGTCGACGCGCGGCTCTACGACGTGTCGACGCCGGACGGGGCCGGCTGGTGGTGGTTCCTCCGCTCGGCCCTGCGCTCGGTCGCCCGGATGGCGGCCTTCGCCGCCCGACGCCCGCCGGACGTCGTCCACGTCCACTCCTCGCACCAGTACTCCTTTTTCATCTCGTCGTTCTACGTCCTCTTCGCCGCGTACGTCTGGCAGCGACCGGTCGTGATCCACGTCCACGGCTCGTCGTTCGACACCTTCCTGGCGACGGAGTCGCCGCTCGTCTCGGCCCTCCAGCGGCGGGTGTTCGACGCCGCCGCCGGGGTCGTCGTCCTCTCGGAGTACTGGCGGACGATGCTCCGGCGCGTCGTTCCGGCCGAGAAGCTCGACGTCCTCCCCAACGCGGTCGACGTGTCGGGGTACTCGCCGACGTTCGACGCCGAGCCGCCCCACGTGGTCTTCGTCTCCAACCTCATCGAGCGCAAGGGCGTCGAGGAGCTGTTGACCGCGCTCGAACGGCTCGACCGGGACGGGTTCGACTTCCGGGCGACGATCGCCGGCGACGGGCCGCTCCGTGACCGCGTCGTGGCCGTCGCCGAACGGACACCTTCGGTGGAGTACCGCGGCTACGTCACCGAGTCCGAAAAGCGGGCACTGCTCGAACGCGGCTCGATCTGCGTCCTGCCGTCGTACGCCGAGGGGCTCCCGATCGCGTTGCTCGAAGGCATGGCCGGCGGTAACGCCGTCGTCGCCACCGCCGTCGGGAGCGTCCCCGAGACGATCGGCGACGAGAACGGCCTCCTCGTCGAGCCGCGGGACGCGGCGGCGCTGGCCGACGCGCTCGAACGGCTCGTCGACGACCCACAGACCGCCGCGGCGATGGGCCGGGCGAACGCCGAACTCGTCCGGTCGCAGTACTCGTGGCACGCCAACGCGGCGCGGTTGACCCGGCTGTACGCGGGACTGCTCGACCGGTCCGACGCCGGGCGGCAGGTCGAACTCGCGTCGCAGTGAGTCGGGGGCGACGCTGACCGGGAGCCGCCACCGTCGCCACGCTGCGGACTGGACGCCGACGGCGTAGGACCGACCTAGTCGGACGGTACCAGAGCTATAACAAAACACGGAGTCACTCAACGGAGGGGTAGATGTCTTACACACACGTCCGCCGGGGCGGGTGGGTGACGAACACCGCGTTGACACTCGGGTTCCTGGCGCTCACCGCCGCGCTCGTGTCGGCACGAACGACCCCCGCCGTTGGCTACGAGGTGTCGGTTTATCAGGCGACCCCGAGCGCGGTCTGGGCCGCGCTCGGGGTCGCGTTCGTCGTTTCGCTGGTCGTCTCGCTCTTCGAACGCAGTCGACTGCGCTGGCTCGGACTCGCCCTTGGGGGGACCGCAGCGCTCACCGTGTTCGCCCTCCCGCTCATCCGGGGCTACTACTACTACGGGGCCAACGACGCGATGACGCATCTGGGCTGGGTGCGCGACCTCGTGACCGGCCAGTCGGAGCCGATGTCAGTGTTCTACCCCGGCTTGCACAGCCTCTCGGTCTTCATCAGCTACGTGACCGGCTACACGATCGAACGCGCGATCTTGCTGTCGCTCGTCTGCTTCGTGGCCGTCTCGTTCGTCTTCGTCCCCCTCTGTGTCCGTGCGATCGTCTCCGACAACGACATGGTCGTGGTGGCGTCGTTCGCGATGTTCATGCTGCTCCCCGTGAACAACGTCAGCACTCACGTCCACGCCCACCCCTTCACGCAGGCGGTGTTGTTCTCGACGCTGTCGCTGTTTTTAATCCTCCTGTATCTGCGAACCCCCGACGCCCGGTCGTCGATCGGCCCGGTCTCACACACCGGGGTGCTCCTGGCGCTCGCGAGCGTCGGGGTCGTTCTCTACCATCCGATGCACGCGCTGAACGTCCTCGTGCTGCTCGTCGGGGTCGTCTTCGTCCAGGCCGTCTACTCGCGGGGCTGGGCCACCGGTACGGTGGCCGAGACGGTCGCCGGCCACCGGACGATGTACGCACAGACGTTGTTCTTGGGCTGGGCGTTCGTCGTGTGGGCGGTACGGCGACCCGCGTTCCAGAACACGGGCGAGGCCGTCGCCCGCCAGCTGGGTGGCTACTTCGGAGCGGCGCCGCCGGTGGCTGGCGGGCGGATCGCCTCACAGGGGAGCTCCCTCCAGGCGATCGGTGGCAGCCTCCCAGAGCTCTTCGCGAAGCTGTTCCTCGTGAGCGCCGTCTTCGCGGCGCTCACGGCCGTGATCACCGTCGCGGCGTTCTCCGGCCGTCTCGAACGGCGACAGTCGGACCTCTCCGGTGTCGTCCAGTACTTTGCGGTCGGCACGCTGGGGCTCTTCCCGTTCATCGCCGCGTACTTCGCCGGCAACGTCGCCGAGATGCATTTCCGGCTGCTCGGCTTCCTGATGCTCGTCGGGACGATCCTGGGCGCGATCGGGCTGGTGTTCGGGATCCGCAGACTGTTCGCGCCCCGCGGACTCGCCTCGCCCCGCGCACGCGGCGTGTTGACGCTGATGTTGGCGGTGATGCTCGTCGTCTCGCTGGTGGCGGTGCTCCCGTCGCCGTTCATCTACAAGGCGACGCCACACATCACGGAGTCGCACATGACCGGCTACGAGACCGCCTTCGAGACGTCCGATCCCGACCTGCCGATGGCCGGCGTGCGGAGCGCGCCGTGGCGCTACAGCGACGGGGTCGAAGGCGTGGCGGCCAGCACGCGGTACGAAACCGTGGTCCCCGACGGCGGCCTGACGGACCTCCGTGACTCGCTCAACGGGACCGGCTATCTCACGATAACCGACTTCGACAGGGGGCGGGAGCTCCAGGCGTACCGCGGCTTGCGCTACACGGACGAGGGCTTCGACTCCCTCGACGCCCAGGTCGGCGTGAACAAGGTCGAGTCGAACGGCGACTTCGTGATGTACCACGTCGTCGGGGAGGCGTGACCCGCCCCATGACGCGCTCTCAGCGGCCGAACGTGATCTGGCTCACGATCGAGAGCACCCGGACGGACCACACCACGTTCGGCGGTGCCGACACCGACACGACGCCGAACCTCGCCCGCATCGCGGACGCCGACCGCGGCCGGGCCGTCCCCGGCTGTGTCGCCCACGGCGTGTGGACGCTCCCCTCCTCGGCGTCGATCCTCACGGGGACGTACCCCACACACCACGGCGCGGGCATCACCGGGGAGGCGATCCCGGACAAACTCCCGACGGTGGCCGAGCGCCTCCGGGAGGTGGGCTACCACACGCGCTGTCTCTCGCCTAACTCCCACCTGAGCAGCGCGACGGGGCTCGACCGCGGTTTCGACGAGTTCGCGTGGGTCGCCACGTCGACGCTCCGGGAGACGATGGGGCTCCGGACGCTCTTTCGGTACCTGCGGAACCTCCGTGCGCACGGCGGCGGGCTGTCGCTGGAGCCCCGGCGTCACGGCACCGACTTCATGATGACCGACCGGCTCACGCGCTGGCTCCGCTCGGCGGGGGCCAGCCGGGAGCCGTACTTCGTCTACCTCCACTACGGGGGGCCACACCGACCGTATCTCCCCCCGGCGCCGTACTACGATCGGCTCGCCACCGACGAGACGCTGCCGCGGTCGGCGGCGTACGACTTGGCGGCCGACCACCACGACAACCTGTTCGAACACATCGCCGACGGCTGTCCGTTCTCGTCGACCGAGTGGGCGACGCTGTCGGCGCTGTACGACGCCGAGATCGCCCACGTCGACGACCTGATCGGCGAACTGTTCGACACCGTCCGGTCGCTCGACGGCCGCGACACGGTGCTCGTCGTCACCTCGGACCACGGCGAACTGTTCGGTGAGGGCGGGCTGCTCGCCCACCAGATCGTCGTCCACGACGCGGTCGTCGACGTCCCGCTCGTCGTCCACGGCTTCGACGAACTCGCCGACTACGACGGCGACGCCGTCCAGCACGCGGACGTGATGCGGACGCTCCTCGAAGCCGCCGGCGCACCGACCGAGGGGATGCAGGGGCTCGACCTCCGGACGGAGAGCCGCGACCGGGCTATCGTCCAGCGGGGCGGCGAGCGCGCGCGTCAGAACCTCGAACAGATCGCCCAGTTCGATCCCGCCTTCGACACGACCCGCTACCACGACGGGACGCTGCACGCGGTGCGGACGCCCACGTTCAAATATCTCCGTAGCGACGACCGGACCGAACTGTTCCGTCTCCCCGACGAGACGCGCGACGTCAGCGACGCCTATCCCGACGTCATCTCGCACCTCGACGGCGGTCTCTCCGAGTGGCTGGAGACGACCGGGAGGCCGCTGACCGACGAGCGGGTCGACGGCGAGTTCTCCGGCGCGATGCGCCAGCAGCTCCGCGACCTCGGCTACCTCGTCGAGTGAGCACGTCGACCGTCGTCGCGACCGGCCGGGCGACTCCGGTCACTTCCACTTCGGTTCACCTCCGAGCGAGGCGTGGCCCGTCTTCGGACACTGTTCGTCGCGGTAGCAAAAGTCGCTCGTCGTTCGTGTTCGTCGTTCGTGTCGTCCCGAACGGGGACGGTCGGCCGTCGCGTCCGCGATCAGGCCGCGGGCTTGCCCACCTCGACGTCGTCGGGTTCATGACGTCTGTTCACGTAGCTGCCGATCGCGCCGCCGACGGCCCCGGGGACCGCCTGCAGCAGGAGGACGATCATGCCTGCCACGAAGACGCTGACGCCCGCGACCGGGCTCGCGAACACTGCCAGGAGCGAGAGGATCATCAGCACGACGACGCCCCCGATGACGGTCGCGAGCCCGCCGTGGATCATGCCGCTTTCGGTCACGCTCGTCGCCATGTAGCCGGCGACGAAGCCGCCGGCGAGCCCGGCCAGCCCGTAGCCGATGACCGGGAGTGTGACGCCCACGAAGGGGATCGTTACGCCGCTGAGTAGGCCGATCACGACCGTCGTGACGAAGCCAGCGCCGACCGCTCGCCAGTTTACTTCCATTGTGATCGCACTGATATACGTCACCTGACGGGATGAACAGATGTTGACGGATACGAGCCACTCCGTGTCCAGATACTCTCAGAGGGACTGTCGCGACCGGTTACTGATGTCTCGCCACCCCGCTCCGACGAGATCGCGGCGACGACTCCAAACAGTCTCTCTCAGGCGTAGCCGAGGTGTCGGAGCCGGTCGCTCACGACGTCGTCGGTGACGGCGTCTTCGGTCTCCTCGCTCGCTTCGGCCACGATCGTCCGCCGCGGCCCGGCCGTGTGTTCGAGCCACGGCACCCGCGTCAGTTCGGGCGTGTAGACGCCGGGGGGGTGTCCCCACTCCCGGATCGGGATCGGGCGGGCGCGCTCGCCGATCATGTTGCCGTGATCCGACGTGACGACGGTCTTGCCCGACAGCTCCGCGAGGAGGCGCTCGACGTGGGGCAGGGCCCGGTCGAGGTTGTCCCGGTACGCCCGCCACACCTCGTCGGTCGGCACTCGGATCCGCCCAGTCATCAGTTCCGTCCAGATGTCGGTCGTGAACTGTTCGGGGTCGGGGACGCTCATCTCCTCGGTCATCAGCTCCGAGCCAATAAAGGGGTAGTGCGGCTGCATGAAGTGGACGACGAGCCGCTTTCGTGGGTACTCCCGGGCCGCCTCGAGCGCGTACTCGACCATCGTCTCGGGGAGGACGGTCCCAGACTCGTCGTCCCACCCCGCCTCCTCCCAGACGTTGACGACCGCGTGAAACGTCGGCCGGTACTTGCTGTCGTAGCCGCGCTGGAGGATCGGGCTGGCGGTGACGTACACCGTATCGAGCAGTTCGCGCTCGTGGAAGTTCCCGAGCAGGAACTCGGAGGTGTGCGCCGCCCGCGACACCCGCGTGGAGAGTTCGCCGGGGAGGTCGTGGCGCTCGGCGAACAGGTCGTAGCGGCAGGCGTCGAGCACGACGAGCGTGTCCCAGTCCTCCGCGACGACGTCGACGCCGGCGGTGTTGTACCGCCGCGTGTACAGCCGGCGGTGGTACGCTCGGTTCACCTCTCGCGCCAGGAGGGTCGGGTTCGAGAGTCCGCGACGGAGCCCACGTCGGAGCTGCGACAGCGAGTACATCGGCTGGCTCTATCCGTCCCGACGGTATTGTTATGGACGAACTAGGTCGCGGCGACCCCGACAGGCGACGACCGCCCGACGGCATCCGCCCGACCTCGGGAGGGGTCGCGGAGTGTCGCCCCGCCCGTCCCGGTCAGTCGAGGGTGGCCTGGAGCCAGTGTTCGAGCGTCGTCAGCGGGGCGATGATCTTCATGTTGTTCGCGTCGCCGGCGAGATGCGCCGCCTGGGCGTCGCGGACGACGCCGTCGTCGAACAGCGCCCGGTCACAGGCCGCATCGAGCAGTCCGTCGACGGTCTCGCGAAGCGACTCGTTCGTCCGGTACCACTCGTCGACGAGCCCCCGACCGCCGTACGTCGTCCGGTCGCGGAGCCGGGCCAGCCCCGTCGTTCCGACGAATCCCGCGACGTGGATCGGGAAGGGGTACGACGGCGGCACGCCGGTTCGTTCGTAGGGGATCCGGGCCAGGTTCGCGTCCAGCCCGCGGATCAGCCGGAGTTTGGGGTAGGTCACGCCGTGTGGGATGCGGTTACGCGTCAGTGGCAGCGCCCCCATCCGGTAGCGCGTCGGGAGGCTGGCGGCGGCCTCGATGAGCGGGCCGTCGGCGTAGACGACGCGGGTCCCCACCCGGCTCCGCGGGAGCTGGTTGCTCGCGTGCGCACACCGGAGGTAGTAGTTCTGGAAGTGTGCGTCGAGCACCCGTC
This sequence is a window from Salinigranum marinum. Protein-coding genes within it:
- a CDS encoding DUF7344 domain-containing protein, encoding MSQEENQLTRDLVFDLLSSPRRRYLIYYLRTEGRTVKLTELADEVAAWEYESPVEDLDKQQRKRVYVSLYQTHVPKLAEAGLIEYDPDTGEITPTYRLRDVDSYLPNGDEPEVRWELIYLLLVGVSVVLLAVATLGAAPGEDVLIVPVGLVILLLFAVTAAVHYYVVRVANGVPENFTWLLRR
- a CDS encoding alkaline phosphatase family protein; this encodes MSDGLNTLLVGIDAACFPVLVPQFRNDELPTLQRLFGTSGELESQIPPWTASAWPSVYTGMNPGKHGVFDFLSFDGYDWDVVSSTHVRRRFLWELLDLHGYRSVVVNAPVTAPPRPFDGALVPGYMAPESPACHPAGLLDELEAAIGEYRVYGDADSATDCVRSRGEAFRYLADRFDPAFGFLQFQWTDTICHERPGDTDALGAVYRAVDEQIEATLDACEPRNVVVVSDHGIGPYSGFEFRVNEYLADHGYVTVRRGGDGMPTWAGMRDTRLRQGAETTRPSARLLDRVAASAATVGLTSQRLGSLFEAMGIRSFVLDHVPTSTVSAATEQVDFARSRAYMRSRIECGVRLNVEGREPDGVVPQSAYDDERRALIGLLRDATCPDGSPVFEAVVPREEVLYGPEAHRAVDIVTVPTGFDQFLSARLGDGVFGQPSEPWNHKRMGVIAARGADIDESASLADASLFDVAPTVLATFGVPADAAMDGRTLPIVDAAGEREYPDHETDATTESAPETVAQRLSDLGYIE
- a CDS encoding metal-dependent hydrolase, which translates into the protein MWPWDHLAIGYLAYAAGVRVRRGGAPSSRAAVAVALGSQFPDLVDKPLAWSLGVLPSGTSLAHSLLFALPVCWLVLAFARRHGAGDAGVAFAVGYLLHLPADAVYGFLLGGSVSVGFLFWPLVPSVDRPPVGLFTRTGELFEGFLRIVATPAGLRYLALDVLLFATAVGVWLRDGTPGTDLVSAAFDAVLTRS
- a CDS encoding DUF1616 domain-containing protein; its protein translation is MKYTASEQPWWLLDVVEETPVDSFLVSALAIVAVAVVLFVETTLVRVVVGLPLLLFLPGYALLTVLFPGRHPSSEGFVGTDGSLTDTVRFALSFGMSVAMLPVIALALWAAWNSLDPQRVVLVYGVGTVFGMTAGTVRRMRVPAPVRYEPPIRQWASGLRSWVGPFDRTAISSVTLVVAVALTVVVATVAIGVPAESASYTGFSLLTQQDDGSYVASDYPTQVAPDEEIELVVGLANHEAETVTYTVVVELQRVAIEEESARVSYAPELTRFEATVGPGATQRVPHRVLPTIRGEDLRLAYYLYAGDVPADPNGENAYRSLYLWIDVGGTETTDAPTT
- a CDS encoding winged helix-turn-helix domain-containing protein encodes the protein MSTDWDLIGYVISSTHRVAVLRRLATGPATPSQIAADTSISISHVSRALGELREKSLVDLLVSEERKKGRVYSITTDGEEVWNTIEAENLT
- a CDS encoding acyltransferase, with amino-acid sequence MVREHDDATRNGDATVGDDARIDPGATLGYAADRLGRPTVLGDRAVVRAGSVVYGAVTAGDDLSTGHFALVREETTLGDDVLVGTNTVIDGETTVGSRVSMQTNVYVPTGTTVGSDVFLGPGVVLTNDPFPIRTDAGLQGPTIEDHVSIGANATVLPGVTVGRGSFVAAGSVVTEDVPPDRLALGVPATVRELPPEIDGPNRIG
- a CDS encoding glycosyltransferase family 4 protein — translated: MRSIDLLIVGPAGHRTGGIARYIADQRRALPEVVDARLYDVSTPDGAGWWWFLRSALRSVARMAAFAARRPPDVVHVHSSHQYSFFISSFYVLFAAYVWQRPVVIHVHGSSFDTFLATESPLVSALQRRVFDAAAGVVVLSEYWRTMLRRVVPAEKLDVLPNAVDVSGYSPTFDAEPPHVVFVSNLIERKGVEELLTALERLDRDGFDFRATIAGDGPLRDRVVAVAERTPSVEYRGYVTESEKRALLERGSICVLPSYAEGLPIALLEGMAGGNAVVATAVGSVPETIGDENGLLVEPRDAAALADALERLVDDPQTAAAMGRANAELVRSQYSWHANAARLTRLYAGLLDRSDAGRQVELASQ